The Vicia villosa cultivar HV-30 ecotype Madison, WI unplaced genomic scaffold, Vvil1.0 ctg.000470F_1_1, whole genome shotgun sequence genomic interval ACCATAGGGCAAGTGGTTTTGCCGGTGTTTTATGATGTTGATCCCTCGGAAGTTCGTCATCAATCTGGCGAGTTTGGAAAAGCATTTGGAAGTCTCTTGACTAGGCTTTCGAATAAGAAAGGGATTTATGATAGGTTTGGAAAAGCTGTTCGATATGTTTTGAAAAGTTTTTCAATGTATGACGAAGAGTCACCAAATCAGGAGCTGAGGTGGAGCTGGAGTGCCGCGCTTCGTGAGGCCGCAGGGCTTGCAGGATTTGTAGTACTAAATTCAAGGTAATTAAATTCAACAATCATTCTATGGAGCAAATCATTTTGCATATAAAAGTCTTCTCTTGAgttatagtattttaattttatggattttttatatcaaattttccaTATACTTTGAGGAGTAATctttaaattatattttgatgCCGCCGTGCTTAAGTGGCCTGTTAAGTGATAAGTCATGGACCATTTTGAAATATTGATAGAGAGACTCTCTAGCTAGGTCACTTCACAGGCCACACAAGCGCCATTAACGACGTTATCAAACAAATGTTGATGGAGGGACTTAGCTTAGTAACATTAGTAAGAGATCATTTTGAAATATGATAGAGACTGGGACATTTTTGAAAGTGACTCACGGAGTCAAGGACCAACTTGGCGGTTTACTCTATCTTTGATATTTGTATATAGGATGTATGTGTGTACATATACATAAACCTTAATTGTCTTTttaataggaatgaaaatgaggCTATCAAGGATATTGTTGAAAAAGTTACACAATTGCTAGACAAGACAGACTTGTTTGTTGCTAATAATCCAGTGGGAGTTGAAACTCGAGTAAAAGATATGATTCAATTACTAGACATCCAACAATTAAATGATGTTCATTTAATAGGAATGTGGGGTATGGGAGGAATTGGCAAAACCACAATTGCAAAAGCCATTTACAATAAAATTGGCCGCAATTTTGAAGCTAGGAGCTTCCTTGCAAATACAAGGGAGGTTTGGGAGAAAAATGATGGACCAGTGTCTTTACAACAACAACTTCTCTTTGATATTTGCAAGGAATCAAAAACCAAGATTCAAAATATTGAGGCAGGAAAAATTATATTAACGGATAGACTTTGTGGCAAAAGAGTATTTCTTGTACTTGATGACGTGAGTACATTGGATCAATTGAATGCTTTGTGCGGAAGTCGTCAATGGTTTGGTTCAGGGAGTAGAATAATCATCACAACTAGAGATATGCATATACTTAGAGCTAATAGAGTTGACCAAATATACACAATGAAAGAAATGGATGAAAGTGAATCAATTGAGCTTTTTAGTTGGAATGCATTTAAGCAAGCAAGCCCTAGAGAAGATTTTGCAGGAATTTCCCAAAATGTAGTGGAGTATTCGGGGCAATTGCCGCTAGCTCTAGAAGTCCTCGGGTCTTATTTGTGTGATAGGGGGATAACAGAATGGAAGTGTGTATTGGACAAGCTCAAAAGAATTCCAAATGATCAAGTGCAGAAGAAGTTAAAAATAAGCTATGATGGTTTAAATGATGATTTTGAGAAAGAAATATTCCTTGACATCGCTTGTTTCTTTATTGGGATGGACCGAAATGAtgttatacatatattaaatggCTGTGAACTTTATGCGGAAATTGGAATAAATGTCCTTCTTGAGCGCTGCCTTGTGACTGTTGATGATAGGAACCGACTTGGAATGCATGATTTGTTACGAAATATGGGTAGAGAAATCATACGCGAAGAATCACCAAAGGAGCCCGAGGGGCGTAGCAGGTTGTGGTTTAGTAACGACACGCTTAATGTTTTATTTGAACAAACGGTAAGCACTTCATATCTTTTTTTCTGAATTATATTGTGCTTCCTAGGTTTTAGTAATAAATGATTGGTTCATCTAAAGGTTTTTAGTTTGCCTCATATATTTAATGTGCACTTGTTTTCATTTTTGGTCTGTCATATTTCATAGGGAACAAAAGTTGTCGAGGGACTGACTTTGATGTTGCCAAGAGATAGTGTAAAATGTTTTAGTACTAATGCATTTCAAAAGATGACGAGACTCAGATTGCTTCAACTTGCTGGAGTACAACTTGATGGAGATTTTGAATACCTTTCGAGAAATCTAAGATGGCTTTCTTGGAATGGGTTTCCTTTAACATGCATACCCTCGAGCTTTTATCAAGGAAATTTAGTTTCAATTGAGTTAGAAAATAGCAATATCAAATATTTATGGAAAGAAACCCAGGTATTAATTTTGATTTCATGTTTTTTGCACCTCAAACTTTTATACTATTTTGATATATGCTTATTTAGAAATAGTTTTCATCTTTCTTTTCGTCGGTGTTTCTAGTTTGGAAGTTCCTCTAGTGAAATTTGGCAAATAATCAACTTGTCTAGTATAGTATCTTTTTCTTAGAAACACATTTCTTCTAAATTTCAAAATTGAAGTACaaatttttctaaacattttaaGGAATTAGGAAACTTGTTATTAAATATTGTTGCTTAGCATCTTGTTAAAAGCCTCAAATCTTCTGCTAAGAGGTTGTGATAATGAAACTTCCTTAAGAATTCAGAAATAGATAACTAAAGAAATGTTTTACTAAGCAGTGATACAGTGTATTTACTTCAATTTATTGTTTTTTGATTCTTCCCTAAGTTTTCTATATAACATTTATGTTCTTCTTGCAGAGGCTAGAGAAGCTGAAAATTCTCAAGCTTAGTCATTCTCATTATCTGAGACAAAGCCCAAACTTTTCAAACTTGCCTAATCTTGAACAACTAATACTCTCCGATTGTCCAATGTTGTCTGAGATTTCTCCTAGCATTGGACATCTCGATAAAATTCTTCTAATAAATTTAGAAGATTGTATTAGCCTATGCAGCCTCCCAAAAAGTATCTATAAGTTGAAATCTCTGAAAACTCTCATTCTTTCTGGTTGTTTAAAGATTGAAAAGTTGGAAGAGGACTTGGAACAAATGGAATCTTTAACCACCTTGATTGCAAATAACACTGCAATTACAAAAGTGCCGTTTTCAATTGTAAGATCAAAAAGCATTGTATATATTTCTTTGTGCGGCTATGAAGGATTTTCACGTGATGTGTTTCCATCCATCATTCGGTCTTGGATGTCACCAACAAATAATCTCCCATCCCAATTTCAAAGTTCTACTATCATGtcatttcctgttcttttagatGTACGACATAGTAATTCCCACGAATTATCATTGATTTCAAAGCACCTTCCAAGTCTTCAAAGTATTTGGGTGCAGTCCAGCTCAGAACTTCAACTTTCTCACGATGCAGCAATAATTTTGGAGGCATTGTATGCCACTAATTATAATGAATTGGAATCAGCTGCAACTAAATCACAAAATTCCTTGAAATCTATTTTCATTCAATTGGGAATGAATTGCCAAGTTGCCAAtattttgaaagagaaaattgtacaggTTTTGATTGTTCTTCCTTGCATGTACTTTATTGTTAATGTTAATATATTCTTCAATTATAATATGATACTATTTTCCTTTGTACAGAATATGGCTGTCCAAGGGTGCGGGGGCTTTTTGCTCCCGGGTGATAAGTATCCATGTTGGTTAACCTTCAATTGCAAAGGTTCTTCTGTATTTTTTGAAGTCCCTCAAATGGAAGGACGTCATTTAAAGACAATAATATGCGTTGTCTATTCTTCAAATCCAGAAAACATAGCATCAAATGGCCTTAAAAACGTGATGGTGAAAAATTACTCAAAGGCCACCATTCAGCTCTATAAGAGAGAGGCACTAGTCTCATTCGAAGATGAGGAGGGTCAGAGATTAGTATCAAGTATAGAACCTGGCAATAAAATggaggttgttgttgtttttgagaACAATTTAATTGTGAAAAAGACAACAATTTATCTCGTATATGATGAACCACTTGGCAGAATAATGGAACAAAGTTATGTGTAGATTGGATGCTACTTGAGGTGCTGAAGAAAGTCATACTGGTGTTTGGTTTCATTTTGAAGCCCTGATCAAGAAGATTTTATCTATGTGACCATGTCTAAGAATGCATTCGTCCTATTCTTCTAATGAAGAATCTGGCCTGCTGTTTAATCTTGTTAGTTGGTCTTTAATCTTGTTATTTGGTGCTGGTGGAGTTCTAACTAATGTGTGCTTCCGGtaagtaaaataaaatttatacatTCAATTTTGATACCATTACTCATAAAATATGGTATATGTTTTCTGAACAGAAAATATGAAGTGATAATGTGCGGAGTGGTTATTTTGAACATTTAAGAGTATTCTGATTAGTGTTTTATCCATTTTACAACGAGTTGCGGCAATGAAGGGAACAACATTACAACAGTCTTGCATTGAATAAATGTTGGGATGAGATGCGTGCGACAAAGGTAAATTCAATAGGAAAATGCAGTCTGTCTACTAGATGAAAAATGCAAACAGATGAATCACTAGCCTACTCAAAGGAAGTAGTTGAAGAAAAAATGCGTCATAAGTTGACAAGTTTATATTTAAGACACAGACATAGGTACAGGTTCTCCATTGATTCTGTGAAGGTCATTTTTGGTTAACTGTTAGTGCCTGCATTGATGTATTTAGAGTAACACTTATATCAGAGTTGACAATGCAGGATTTTTCATTTGGAGCATTGAAGTTGAAGAGGAAGAATGTTTACTCGCGGGGACCAGTAGCACAATTTAGTTTCATTTTTTCTCTCCATGAAGTCAGGTTAGAGGTGTTACATATGCTCTCTTGGGAGAAAGCATGTGACTTTTACTTTTAGTAACTTACTCGCATTATATTTCCTTGACCATGCTAACTTTCTTTTGGTTTGAATTGATTTAGATCTCACTTAGTACTAGTTTGAACGGAGAGTGAAGAAGGGTTGTAGAAAGTAAATTAAATCTGTGTCGTTTTGATTTCAAGTCTGCTGACCACTGCGCCTACGAGGTATTGTCCGCTTTGTGCGTGAGATTGAGAACTTGTCATGATTTGTCTTTGAAAAAAGAACTTTGTTGGATTAAGAAGTGCATTCTATAAAAATTATCATTGTCCTCGACTCCTTAGTAATGTGATATATTTTACTGTACTGGAATAGTTTGGGCAAACAAATGATGAGTTCTTTAATGCATCAGTGTTCCTTGATGTTGAtggaaaaactgattttttttttgggGTGCAAATTTAATGCAGAATCATCTGCATTTAGCTGTGATTCATTTTTAATTCCGCTACTTTTGTTGAATATGGGGTATTACTTATGTGTGACACTCTTAGCCTTTTTACTTGATGATGTGGCGTCTATGAGTTTAGTTGGGAATTGAGCAATTTTTTTCACGTTCGAGTAGTTTAGAATCAATGGTCATTTTGTACAGAAAACCGGTCAACATGAGGAGAACTTGACTCAATTTTATTAAAGATAATGAAGAGATTGAGGTAAACTAACTAGTTCATAAGATAGATTAACTGAATTGTAGCTAACTTCTAGTTAGTTATCAAGTAGTTAGATGAATGTTTAAGTTAGTTAGATATTGCTTGTTATATAAGTAAGTTTCTTCACTTGTATACAAGCATGATGATGAGTAATAGAATTCTGCAACCatctttcttcttctacattcaGTTTTTCTGCATTTTCATATGCTTAACTTgattcttaacatggtatcattgGCCTGTGATCAAGCCTCCACCACTGCACTCAATTATCTCATCTCATCCACCGTGTTTTTCTTCTCAATTTTCCATTCTTCTCTCTATCGACTTTCTTCAGTTTTTTCCAGTTAACCATGTGTGTTGCAAGCTCTACAAGCAACATCAATGGCGAACATCCATTAAATGCCAATAACAAAGGTTATCAAACCGATACCCTCGGTCTTTATTTCATGCACCCCAATGAAAATCTAGCATTGGTTCTTGTTTCTCCTTTGCTTTTGACCAACAATTATCATTCTTTATCAAAATCCATGACAATGGTTATAAGATCCAAGAATAAGCTTCACTTCATCAATGACAGCGTGCCTCCTCGAGCACTAGATGAAGACCATAACTCTGTTGCTTGGGATTAGTGCAACACCATGATTATGTCATGGATTCACAATTTTGTTGAATCAGATATCGCTCTAAGTGTGTTATGGATGGATACCACAGCTGAAATTTTGAATGAACTGAGCGATCGTTTTTATCAAAATGGTGTATTCAGAATCTCATATCCTTAAGAAGAAATTTGCAACTTGAAAAAAGGTGATTCATCTATGTCTTCTTACTACACTAAACTTAAGAAATTGTGGTAAGAATTGGACAATTTTCGTCCAATTCCTGAATGTTCATGTGACATTACTTGCCAAGCTGTTGTCAAGATCCGTGCTTACAAAGATGGTGATCAAGTTATTAGAATCCTTAAAGGTTTGAATGATCAATATTCAGCTGTGAGATCTCAGATCATGTTGATGGAACCCCTTCCAACCATCTGCAAAGTTTACTCTCTTCTTGTTCAACAAGACAGACAAGTTATTTTACCTCTTGATGAATCAAAGGTATTAGTCTTTCCTAATCTCAAGCAACCTCAAAAGAATACATCCAAACCCAGTGGAAATTCTCGTGGAATAGGCATTAAAGGTGGTAGATCATTTGGAGGAAGAGGTCGAGGTTCCCGAGTATGCACTCATTATGGCATGACCAATCACACAATTAGGAAGAGGTCGAGGTTCCCGAGTATGCACTCATTATGGCATGACCAATCACACAATTAGGAAGAGGTCGAGGTTCTCGAGTATGCACTCATTGTGGCATGACCAACCACACGATTGATTCTTGCTTCAAAAAGCATGATTATCCACCACATGGGAAGTAAGATGGCACAATATAATCAATCATTAGGCAGATGTTCCTGACAAAACAGATGCATCTCAAAATGATTTCAATGAAGATAATGAGCAAGTTCAAGGCAATTTGGAATTCACAATTCACCAACATAAAGCATTATTGGCCATTCTTCGGGCTCCCAACATCAACCATTTGACAACTCAAATTGAAAATGGCTCAAGTATCATATCCACTATTCCTAACTATCCTAGACCTCAGAATCTTATCCTTGATACTGGTGCAATAGATCATGTTTGTCATACAAAATATTTCTTTCAATGCATCAAAAGAACCAATCCCATAACCCTCAAAATCCTTTGTCATTACCTATTATGCTAGCACAATCCATTTTGACAAACATTTGTATATTACTGACGTATTATACATGCATGATTTCTCTTTTAAGCTCATTTCAATTCCTAAGCTAACCAAACAATTGAAATGTCAATTGGTGTTTAATGATAATGATTATATGATACATGATACTCACTCCAACAAGATTATTGATACAACTAGATTGAATGGTGGATTGTATATCTTAGACTCTCCTTCAGTTACCTTGTATCGTACCCCATTTGCTCATTCCATCAATACCTTACATGATCATTATTTAGACACAACTCATAATTGTAATCTTTGGCACTTAAGACTTGACCACCCATCAATACCTTAGATGATTGACACAACTAGATTGATTGATGTATGTTTCAATGCTAAACAAAAGAAACTCCCATTTTCTCACAGTCATCATGTTTTCAATTTTGTCTCTGACTTGGTGCATATGGATATTTGGGGACCATTATCCACACAATCTTATGATGGGATATAGATATTTTCTTACTAGTGTGGATGATAAGAGTAGATTGTCTTGGTTATTTCTCATGAGATTAAAATCCATCATTAAATCATTTGTATCAATGATCAAAACTCATTTTAACACAGCCATTAAATGCATTAGATCTGATAATGGTTGTGAATTCATTCTCATagacttttacaaaaaaaattggcATTATCCAGCAAACATCTTGTGATGGTACTCAACAAAATGACATTGTTGAAAGGAAGCACCAACATATTTTTGGTATCACTCGAGCTATCTTATTTCAATCTAAATCATCTCATATTTTTTGGGCTCGTGTTGTTGGTCATGCATTTCACATTATCAATAGATTTCCTACCATTTTCTTAATGCATAAGACACCTTACCAAATCCTAAACAATAGACTACAAGACCTTACAAATTTAAAAGTTTTTGACTCATCATGCTTTGCTTCTACTTTGAAAGCTCACAGAAAGAAGTTAGATTCTAAATCTAGAAAGTGCGTATACTTAGGCTATAAACCTGGGACCAAAGGTCACATTTTATTTGACTTGCACTGGAAAGAATAGTTTGTATCAAGAGATGTATCCTTTTTTGAACATCACTTTCCAAATAAACGATCATCCATTGATCCTGTCAGAGGCCCAACCATGTATAGCCTTTGGACTAAACTTAGAAGATTACAGCCTATCCTTAAACCTCTGACTAAGCAAGGGACTAGTATCCAGTTTCAAATTCAGCAAGCTAGAGACAATTTATTGCAAGCTCAGGATAGATTGCAGCAGACCCTTTTTGATAGAAGTGCTATAGAACAGGTGAAAACTTGTACTGAGCAAGTGGTTAAGCTGAGCCAGCTAGAAGAGACCATGCTGATGCAGAAGGCTGAGGTTAACTGGTTGCAGCTAGGGGACAACAACAATTCCTTCTTTCATGCTTCCATCAAAGAGAAAAACAAGCATAAGGGAATCCACTCTATGACAACCATGGAAGGTAATAAAGTTACTACCCCTGAGGACATTGAGAATGAAATCCTCCTTTTTTACAACAAGCTGGTTGGGACAAGGTTGAGCAGACTGGAAGGAATTGACATACCTGCCATCAGAAATGGTAAGACTCTGACCAAAGAGAGTGCCAAGAAACTTATCAGACCTGTGGGAGAGAAGGAGGTGTAGGATGCTTTAACTAGCATAGGCAATAATAAAGCTCCAGGTATGGATGGTTTCAATGCTTATTTTTTCAAAAGTACCTGGAAAATCATAGAAAGAGATGTGATTGCAGCTGCCAGAGAATTCTTCTAGAAGAAACACATCTACAAAGCTTTCAACTGTGCTCTAGTAACTCTTATTCCTAAGACTGCTAGTGCTGAAACTGTGAAGGACATGAGGCTTATCTCTTGTTGTAGAACTTTCTACAAGATCGTTTCTAAAATCCTGACTACAAGACTGGGGGGAGGTTCTGAATGAGATTATAGATGACATCCAGTCTGCTTTTGTGCCTGGAAAACTCATACAGGATAACATCTTGATGGCTCAGGAGCTGATTAGAGGTTATGGAAGGAATCACATATCTCCTAGGTGTATGGTGCAAATTGATATCCAAAAGGCCTATGACCCTATTGAGTGGCATACTTTGTTTAAAATCTTACATGAGTTAGGATTCCCTAGTATGTTTGTAGACTGGATTTTTGCTTGTGTCACCACTGTTTCCTACAGGTATTCCATCAATGGGAGCCCATCTAGATTGCTCAAAGCCAAGAGAGGCTTAAGACAGGGGGATCCCATATCCCTTCTCCTTTTTGTTTGGCTCATGGAATATTTGCACAGGCTGCTCTTGACCTTAGCAAAAATACCAAACTTCAAGTTCCATCCAAGATGTGATAAGTTGCATATAACAAACTTATGTTTTGCAGATGATCTTCTTATCTTCACCAAGGGGGAGCTTATTTCTGTTCAACTCATGATGGAAAAAATCAGAGAGTTCTCTGCCAGCACAAGGCTTATTGCTAGTCATCCTAAAAGTAAGATTTATTTTGGAGTAGTGAGGGAAGATACTCAAGAGCTAATTCAGCAGGAAATGGGGTTTGCTATTGGTACCTTGCCTTTCAAATACTTAGGTGTTCCCTTGGCTAGTAGAAAGTTGACTATTCATATGTGTCAACCTTTGATTGAGAAAATGACTGGCAGACTTAATCACCGGTGCACCAGGCTTCTTTCTTATGCATGTAGAATTCAATTGGTTAGGAGTGTCCTCTTCTCCATAGCTAATTATTGGATGAAGGTGTTCCCTCTTCCAAAGAAGGTTATTCATCATGTTGAAGCAATCTGTAGAAGCTTCATCTGGACAAGAAAAGAGAACATTTCAAAGAAGGCTCTGGTTTCTTGGGAGAGCATGTGTGATCTAGTTTCTGCTGGAGGAAGAAACATGACTGATTTGACATTATGGAATAAAGATACAATAGGAAAAATGCTGTGGAATCTATGTGCCAAGGCTGACAAGCTGCGGATTGGATGGATTCACATGCACTATATTAAAGGAAGGGACTGCACCAATTTTATTCCTCCCCAACAGAGCTCATGGATGTTAAAGTGTATGTTCAAGTATGGAATAGAGATAAGGAGGATAGAGGCTTGGGGAGAAGCTAACATGCAGCAAAAGTACATAACTAGGAGGATATATAAGGGCCTGCAGGGTACAAAGCCTACTGTACCTTGGAGAAGAGTCTTCTTTGGAAATGGAGCTAGACCAAGGGCTATCTTCATCCTATGGCTTGTTTTCAGAAACAAATTGATGACCAAGGATAGATTGTTTAAAATTGGAATCCAAACAGATGGCAAGTATACATACTGTGGGGACTATGAGAGATGTCAACATTTGTTTTTTGATTGTAGATATACAAAGAACATATGGATGCAGGTACTACATTGGCTAAAGATGGATCATACCCCTCAGAAGTGGGACTTGGAGTTGGATTGGCTGTGTAAAACTGTTAACAGAAAGAATAGTCAAAATAAAGTTCTACAAATTGCAATTGCTGAAATGACATATGCTGTGTGGATTGTGAGGAATTAGAAGATTTTTCAAGAGGATAACAATGTGGACCTGAATAGCCATGACATCATACAAAACATAAAGTTGGGGATATGTGGGAACCAAAAGATGGAAGCCTACTGCAGCATTCTTATGAGATAGGTTGTTTTTAGTTTTCTCTTGTTGTGCCTAGTCTGTTGTGGTGCCTGGATCGTTTGCGATCAGCTTGTATCAAACGTTTATTTTTGGAataaaattattcttattttCTCCAAAAAAAATCATCCATTGATCCTTATCACCTTGGTACTGAGACTCATATTTATAATCCTACTTACTTAGGCGATCTCTTAGATCACTCATACACACATACTCCTCATATCACTTCTTTTTTCAGTCTTCATAATACATATGCTACATATATTCCACATCATTATCCTTCCCCTACCCTGGTACCTACATCACCACTTGTCT includes:
- the LOC131628709 gene encoding disease resistance protein RPV1-like — translated: MEDPSHHTENLDERAEAFIHEFQKAMIHEESRSTMREHEVFLSFRGEDTRSSFTSHLHASLQNEGIKAFRDDDSLKRGDHISASIHQAIQKSQISVIVFSRTYADSRWCLDELVKIMECRRTIGQVVLPVFYDVDPSEVRHQSGEFGKAFGSLLTRLSNKKGIYDRFGKAVRYVLKSFSMYDEESPNQELRWSWSAALREAAGLAGFVVLNSRNENEAIKDIVEKVTQLLDKTDLFVANNPVGVETRVKDMIQLLDIQQLNDVHLIGMWGMGGIGKTTIAKAIYNKIGRNFEARSFLANTREVWEKNDGPVSLQQQLLFDICKESKTKIQNIEAGKIILTDRLCGKRVFLVLDDVSTLDQLNALCGSRQWFGSGSRIIITTRDMHILRANRVDQIYTMKEMDESESIELFSWNAFKQASPREDFAGISQNVVEYSGQLPLALEVLGSYLCDRGITEWKCVLDKLKRIPNDQVQKKLKISYDGLNDDFEKEIFLDIACFFIGMDRNDVIHILNGCELYAEIGINVLLERCLVTVDDRNRLGMHDLLRNMGREIIREESPKEPEGRSRLWFSNDTLNVLFEQTGTKVVEGLTLMLPRDSVKCFSTNAFQKMTRLRLLQLAGVQLDGDFEYLSRNLRWLSWNGFPLTCIPSSFYQGNLVSIELENSNIKYLWKETQRLEKLKILKLSHSHYLRQSPNFSNLPNLEQLILSDCPMLSEISPSIGHLDKILLINLEDCISLCSLPKSIYKLKSLKTLILSGCLKIEKLEEDLEQMESLTTLIANNTAITKVPFSIVRSKSIVYISLCGYEGFSRDVFPSIIRSWMSPTNNLPSQFQSSTIMSFPVLLDVRHSNSHELSLISKHLPSLQSIWVQSSSELQLSHDAAIILEALYATNYNELESAATKSQNSLKSIFIQLGMNCQVANILKEKIVQNMAVQGCGGFLLPGDKYPCWLTFNCKGSSVFFEVPQMEGRHLKTIICVVYSSNPENIASNGLKNVMVKNYSKATIQLYKREALVSFEDEEGQRLVSSIEPGNKMEVVVVFENNLIVKKTTIYLVYDEPLGRIMEQSYV
- the LOC131628660 gene encoding uncharacterized protein LOC131628660; the protein is MCVASSTSNINGEHPLNANNKGYQTDTLGLYFMHPNENLALVLVSPLLLTNNYHSLSKSMTMVIRSKNKLHFINDSVPPRALDEDHNSIRAYKDGDQVIRILKGLNDQYSAVRSQIMLMEPLPTICKVYSLLVQQDRQVILPLDESKVLVFPNLKQPQKNTSKPSGNSRGIGIKGGRSFGGRGRGSRADVPDKTDASQNDFNEDNEQVQGNLEFTIHQHKALLAILRAPNINHLTTQIENGSSIISTIPNYPRPQNLILDTGAIDHLISIPKLTKQLKCQLVFNDNDYMIHDTHSNKIIDTTRLNGGLYILDSPSVTLYRTPFAHSINTLHDHYLDTTHNCNLWHLRLDHPSIP
- the LOC131628661 gene encoding uncharacterized protein LOC131628661 encodes the protein MAQELIRGYGRNHISPRCMVQIDIQKAYDPIEWHTLFKILHELGFPSMFVDWIFACVTTVSYRYSINGSPSRLLKAKRGLRQGDPISLLLFVWLMEYLHRLLLTLAKIPNFKFHPRCDKLHITNLCFADDLLIFTKGELISVQLMMEKIREFSASTRLIASHPKSKIYFGVVREDTQELIQQEMGFAIGTLPFKYLGVPLASRKLTIHMCQPLIEKMTGRLNHRCTRLLSYACRIQLVRSVLFSIANYWMKVFPLPKKVIHHVEAICRSFIWTRKENISKKALVSWESMCDLVSAGGRNMTDLTLWNKDTIGKMLWNLCAKADKLRIGWIHMHYIKGRDCTNFIPPQQSSWMLKCMFKYGIEIRRIEAWGEANMQQKYITRRIYKGLQGTKPTVPWRRVFFGNGARPRAIFILWLVFRNKLMTKDRLFKIGIQTDGKYTYCGDYERCQHLFFDCRYTKNIWMQVLHWLKMDHTPQKWDLELDWLCKTVNRKNSQNKVLQIAIAEMTYAVWIVRN